The Desulfonatronovibrio magnus genome has a window encoding:
- a CDS encoding undecaprenyl-diphosphate phosphatase: MSLVVALLLGIVQGVFMFIPVSSTAHLVLTQHFLLSRGYDLPPPNSAEMILLDLVLHVGTLVSIVIVFHKSLFHFLGDLLVSSKNVMQSKALSPLPLSIRLFLLGMLSVFVTGVMGLTMKTGFELVFGSPFAVGFTLCLTGILLWWTDVLSRRKLGLKQMKIWHALAIGGAQGLALMPGLSRSGITIVTALVCGMKRRWAAEYSFFIAIPTIMAATLLQGVEVFMDEFPSMLGWEVYFTGFVSAAIVGTFALHLVLKLLYAARLKIFSYYLWLLALLVWFGLMPITSAVH, encoded by the coding sequence ATGTCATTAGTGGTAGCGCTTCTTCTGGGCATTGTGCAGGGGGTTTTCATGTTCATCCCGGTCAGTTCCACTGCACATCTTGTTCTGACCCAGCATTTTCTGTTGTCCAGGGGCTACGATCTTCCCCCGCCAAACAGTGCGGAGATGATACTGCTTGATCTTGTACTGCATGTGGGAACCCTGGTTTCAATTGTTATTGTTTTTCATAAAAGCCTGTTTCATTTCCTGGGTGATCTGCTTGTTTCCAGTAAAAATGTTATGCAAAGCAAGGCTTTGAGTCCCTTGCCCCTGTCAATACGTTTATTTCTGCTGGGCATGCTCTCGGTATTTGTGACCGGCGTTATGGGGCTGACCATGAAAACAGGGTTTGAGCTTGTTTTTGGTTCTCCTTTTGCGGTGGGTTTTACCCTTTGCCTGACCGGGATTCTTTTATGGTGGACTGATGTATTGAGCAGGCGAAAACTGGGACTTAAACAGATGAAAATATGGCACGCACTGGCCATTGGCGGGGCTCAGGGGCTGGCTTTAATGCCGGGTCTGAGCCGCAGTGGAATAACTATTGTCACTGCGCTTGTTTGCGGCATGAAAAGACGCTGGGCTGCAGAGTACAGCTTTTTTATAGCCATCCCGACCATCATGGCTGCAACCCTGCTGCAGGGGGTTGAAGTTTTCATGGATGAATTTCCTTCAATGCTGGGGTGGGAGGTCTATTTTACTGGTTTTGTGAGCGCGGCAATAGTTGGCACTTTTGCCCTGCATCTGGTTTTAAAACTTCTTTACGCAGCCAGGCTTAAGATTTTTTCATATTATCTCTGGTTACTGGCTTTGCTGGTGTGGTTCGGGCTTATGCCCATAACATCGGCAGTACACTGA